The genomic interval gacctcggagcctcaagcgtcttttttttttttccccctttttgttacccttgttgtagcctccttgtggttattattattgccattgttgacgctattcgttgttggataggacagagagaaatggagagaggaggggaaggcaaagagggggagagaaagatagacacctgcagacctgcttcaccgcctgtgaagcgacttccctgcaggtggggagccggcggctcgaaccgggatctttacgccggtccctgcgctttgcaccacatgtgcttaacccactgcgccaccgcccgacccccttgcaTAAGTCTTTTTCCAAAATCATGTACTACATCCTCAGTCCTCAACCCCTTCTTAGATGAGTATTTGTTATGTACATatgttatgttatatatatatatatatatatattacatatgctttaaaataataatttaatggagtaattttagttttagttttttgttttgtgttgttgttgcttgcttgtttttaccTTCTCTGAGGATTTACCactccagaccaactttttcagaaaaaaagacagatacaGATTCAATGAACAAGATACCACTGCatcacagcttccttcagtgtggtgaggggtggtctcaaacctgggtcatgtccatgacaaagcaagcacactatccaaatcgGCTATCTAGCCAGCCCTGGAATGAGATATTATCCTAGCATGTAAAAGGCAGcaacacaggggctgggtggtagcatacctgggtAAGTGaatagttaccatgtgcaaagaccaagattcaagcccccagtcctcacctgcaggggagaagcttcatgagtggtgaagcagtactgtaggtatctgtctttctccctatctcccccttctcaatttgtctctggctctatccaataaataaatataaataaaattaaaaaggcaagATGCTGTTCACCTAGAAACACTAAATTCTCTATGCTACTGTTTCCAAATGtcaaatttttattagataacaaAATATACGTGATAAGTGAATTATCTTTATAACTGGAAAATAAGTGATGttatctttttttggggggtcattGTCTGGGCTTCACCACTactagccaactttttcagatagaaattggggggcggggggaaggcAGTACTACACCTGGTAaaatacacacatcacagtgcaaaacgacccaggttcaagtccatggtcctcacctgcaagggaaagctttacaagtggtgaaacagtgctgcagatgtttttctgtctcttaatctctctatcttatccttccctttcagtttttttctgtctctacccataataaacaaaaatacatatttttaaaaagtttaagagagaggaaggaaggaaggaaggaaggaagaaagggagggagggagggagggaggaaggaaggaaggaaggaaggaaggaaggaaggaaggaagatggggactggaagatggctcacccagtagagcacacaccttcccGTACATGAGAAGTAGAGTTCAAGCTGCTGCCAAGACACAGGAGCATCTACATGGGGGGAatcttcaggagcaatggagtaaaattgtggtgtcttttctctttttgtctctccccagctcttttcctatctcttcccctcttgtcATTTTCTAtctaggaagaaaaagagagtctATTGGGAGCAATAGAATCATGCTGGTGtggagccccagccataatcctgtcaaaaataaaataagagagagggggataaagggaaagatagcacagcaccaaagcttcctctggtgcaatAGGGCTAGGTTGTGTGCTTGGCAAAGCAagagcactatccaggtgaactgtcATGCCGGCCCAGTGATGTGGTTTTACTCTAAACAGTACAGTTATGTAACATACTGAAAGTTTCTCATACAAATTGCAGCAGTAAATACAAGTCATAATAGCAGTGAAATCAAAGGGGTTTTTATTTAGCTAGATGAATATTAGATTTTCTCTAGTTCAAATTCAACTTCtggtgtgagacccaggtttgagcctggcccctaccacactgaaggaagctatggtgctatagactctttctctcctctccccaacctcttctctctctcctctcctctcactctgcctctctctctctttatctctctctcttcctctccccccctccatatatatatattgttgtcataaaagtcatgatgcatttttgcactgaaaaacagaaaaatacatcaggaCTTTTCAGACAatccaataaaactgaaaaagtcatcctggagcagttaAAAGTCCTGGAAATGacgaaaaagaaaattaaacttcTGAATTATAACATGATTGAAGTTATTCATTAAGGTTGTTTGCTGTTAGttggtttctttattttggaCCACTAATCTTTATCTATACCATAGCAAACAGCTGCTAAATCTTCTAAATATAATTCATTAACAGCATCATTTATATGGCTGCTGTGTAAAAAAGAAACTAACTCATAAAGTATCCTGAGTGGCTGGGGAAAATGATGCCGCTGATAGAGTAGTACACTTGAATGCctactggttcaatccccagtatggcatgtaccaaagtggtactctagtttctctctttctctctgttgagGGAAATTCTCTCTCATATCTCAtatactaataaaaacaaattaaaataaatccttaaaaacaataatatggggagtcaggtggtagcacagtgggttaagtgcacgtggcgcaaagcacaaggaccagcataaagatggcggttccagcccctggctccccacatgcaggctccccacttgcttcacaagcggtgaagcaggtctgcaggtgtccatctttctctccccctctgccttcccctcctctctccttttctctctgtcctatccaacaacgaagacagacaacaataataactacaacaataaaacaagggcaacaaaaagggaataaattcattaattaaaataaaaaaccaagaaTACAAGGTTCTGAGTAGTAATTTCTGGTTTTTATTATATTACTTTTACCACAAGACAGCAATTTTATGCCAAATTTTTATTAGTCACATAATAAATAGTGACAATATGATAATATTATATGTCAATAGTAACTAATGGTAATATGAAATAACAATAATGCAATTAGATTTTATTACatatggaaaaaatggacaaattaaTATTCTGATTTTCTTAAATCATATTAAACCATGAAAGACTGCAAAGCTTTCTGAATTTCAAGcaaaagtcaaaaagaaaatttGAGCAATATTGTTCATCATTATCAGACTAACTCACTGGGTTTTCATTTATAAGCTTAGTAAAGATTAAGAGgattaagaaaaaatagaaaagaacacATACATAATTTGATTGTACATTTTGATAAATTATGCCAAATGATTGACCCTTAAAGTAAAGTTGCACTCTTCACATTAATGTctaattttaaaacttaaatcCAAAACACAATTCAAGAAATTTTCTCTATGTCTAAAGTACACATTTTCTTTAACAACCAGAGAGCTTTCAAGAGAGTAAACAATATTCTTCCTTTGCAACGATAATGAGCTTAATTTTTCAGCTCTTTTAAATACACAATTTTACCTGTGCAGTGAGTTTGCAATTACTGTAAACCTTTGTCTCAGGAGCTCTCTTTTTTGTATTAGAAAGTTTTCAATAATATTGGCTTCTTTGAAGAGTCCTTCTATCTCATCAATATAAGCTGCATCTACAGTTGCTCTCTcactaatggggaaaaaaaagtttaatgtcACATAACCTCTAAACATACCAACATAGTGGAGTTATCTTTTATGCTATATTTGTTAACAATTTCATTTAAATTACTTTGTGCATAGGAACACTAACTTATATTTTTCAGTAAAAGTTAAATTAGTCCCACAAATATTTAGCTAGGTGAAATCTCACACAACAGAAAATGTTTCTTACACTTTATAGTCCTAATATAAAAACATACGTATTATTTTAATAGCTACAAAAACCATTACCAAATGACTATCTAGTTGTTTACAAAATACCTTATAAAACATGGTAAATGAAGTATTAAATTCAGTCTTCAAAATGATGCAAAACAGGAAGCATTTACATATTTCCTAAATATgagtacttatttttaatatcacTTTTATCGTAATTCACCAAGTCACAATTTTCTCAATGTCTCTTGCACAAAAATTTCAAAGTTTATGTCATCCAAATTAGAGATCAAAATACATACAGTCTATCATTATTTCTGgtaatagaaaaacaaaaggatGTTCAGCTAAAAAGTTGTGGCTCCTGGATGTGGCTCTCATGGTTAAGCTcacgttatcatgtgcaaggacccaaattcaaacccccagtccccacctgcaagggaaagctttactagtggtaaagcagtgctgcagctctctttctctctctctctgtccttctctctcgctctacccttcccctctcaatttctctcttttctatcaataaaaagaaaaaaaaaagaaatgttggggTTATTATTTGAACATCATCACCcgacctattaaaataaaaaaaatggaagaataagCATTTCAAAATTACCAGTACTACATAAGGTTTCCAGGTAATGAACTAAACTTCCCATTATGAAGTTTCAGggagaaaaattttattttcaagaaTCAAGCAATTACACTATAAGCACTTGCCTTAAGAGCTTTGCATATGCAGACATCATTACATTTATTTCCTTGCTCATATctgctaaaaaaaattaaaaatcattaagTTATGAACTATAACAAATTTGTATTATAATATAAGGTGTAGGGGGCCgtgcagtggcgcaccaggttaagcacacatagtatgaaacacaaggacctgcacaaggatccctatccacagggcagtcacttcacaaattgtgaagcaggtatgcaagatgtcttcctctctccctgcctatctttccctcccctctcaatttctctctgtcccatccaataaataaattaattaataggaaaaaatgggggccaggagcagtggattcttagtgctggcactgagccccagtgataaccctgcaggcaacaaacaaataaataaataatatgtgtgtagaaaaaaaattaaacatttcatACATTACCACTTAAATCTTTCTCCAGAACTTCATCTTTAGGAAATAGTCCAGAGTTTTCAGACAAAGAAGACTCTAACTTTCCAAGAGAAGTCTGTTGTGGATTATCTGGCATCTGAGGCTAATAGGAGAAAGTAAAGAGGTAAACAGTCAACAAGATCTTTAAGTTcctgttcgttctctctctctctttccagaaaaaaaaaaaaagaaatatgctagAAATTATATAGTATGTCCTCATTTAATGTCATCAACAAATTCTTATAAACTCTAACTGTAAGTAAAGCCATGTATGAGTATAGCAGGTCCTCAAATCACATCTTTTCATTAacgacagaattttttttttcctcatcaatGCTGTAACAAAATAATGTTGAGTAAAGTGGTTCTATTCAAGGACCTTCTGTACTCTATGTTGTTACTAGTCATTTGAGAGTCTATTATCAAAGAAAAGTTTATGCCCATCAAAAAACACCttgaaggggtcaggcagtgacacacctgttaagaacatacattacagtatgaaagaacccaggttcaagcccctggtccccagctgcagtgggaaagcttcacaaatggtgaagcaaggctacaagtgtctgtctctttccctatgctttttttttttttttttttagccaaagtacagttcagctctggtttatggtgatgcagacgACTGAATTTggtactctggagcctcaggcatgagagtctctttgcataaccattgtgctatctacccctatcttttcctctctacttctgtctacccaataataaataagtaaaaatatatttaaggaaAATATCTTGATAACATATTTAATTTTGGTTTAAAAATTTGAATGTGGTATTAAACCACTAATGGAAAAGTTCCCATAGCACTGTAACATAGTCTTCTGTTATCCAGTAATGGCAAAACAAATAACGCCCCCAAAATAAACAGATTTACTGATGAGGGTAGTCAGGatatagtttttttattatttattattaccaccagggtcacCACTGGAGGTCAGTGTCagttctatgaatccactgctcccagtgtccattttaccctttttcccccttctattttactgggtaggacagagagaaattgagagtaggggggagataggaaaagaaattaagacactagcagacctctttcaccactcatgaagtatcccccctgcaggtggggagtagaggcttgaacctgggtccttacacatggtaatatgtgcacttaacccagtatacaGTGCTTTTCTTTAACATGCAAATATTTATACCACCAgggctggcgcacctggttaagtatacatgttacagtatacaaggacccaggttcgagcctccactccccatctgcagagggaaagtttcacaagtggtgaagtagggctgcaggtgtctttctgtctttccatatcacccctttccctctcaattttcagctgtctctattcaataaatatataataaaaaatttaaagatattttaaaatatatatttataccaCATAAATATCCTACTTATAACAAAATAACTCTTAAAGTCCTAGGTGTCACAAGAACTAGGAATATAGCAAATAGTTACGtagaaagacttttatgcctgaggcatcaaaggtcccaggttcaatcaagcACCACCAggggccagagttgagcaatgctccagtaaaaaaataaataaataaaaataaagtcctcTGTTTTGCAAAGGCATAAACCCCCTTTTGTCTCTAGATCACAAAGCACCACAGAGAAACCTCCCAATATTTTTCTCGGGGGCTTTCACTTCAAGAAAAGTACCTGGAGTCAACCTTGATTTCTGCTGGGACAATGTCAACCCTGGAGACATAATAACACCCT from Erinaceus europaeus chromosome 20, mEriEur2.1, whole genome shotgun sequence carries:
- the TEX12 gene encoding testis-expressed protein 12 isoform X1, which codes for MASHPAKPDTKNCKRSRDLEPQMPDNPQQTSLGKLESSLSENSGLFPKDEVLEKDLSADMSKEINVMMSAYAKLLSERATVDAAYIDEIEGLFKEANIIENFLIQKRELLRQRFTVIANSLHR
- the TEX12 gene encoding testis-expressed protein 12 isoform X2; the encoded protein is MASHPAKPDTKNCKRSRDLEPQMPDNPQQTSLGKLESSLSENSGLFPKDEVLEKDLSDMSKEINVMMSAYAKLLSERATVDAAYIDEIEGLFKEANIIENFLIQKRELLRQRFTVIANSLHR